CGGGCGGCCAGGCCCAGCGCATCGCCGTCGCGCGCGCCATTGCGGGCGATCCGCGCGTGCTAGTGCTGGACGAGGCCACCTCCGCGCTCGACGCCGAAGCGGAGCACTTGGTGTTGCGGGGCTTGGAACGCGCGCGCGAGGGGCGGACGACGCTGGTGATCGCCCACCGGCTGTCCACCGTGCACCAGGCGGACCAGGTCGTCGTGCTCGACGCGGGCCGCGTGCTGGACGTAGGACGGCACGACAAGCTTTACGAACGTTGCGGGCTCTACCGCGAGCTGTGCGACCGGCAGATGCAACCGATCACCGAGGCGCGAGCGAACGATGCCTAGCAGGGGGTACAACCGCTGAGCGCCTCGGCGCCGAGCATGGACGCGCCGCGAGCGTTGTCCGATTGGGCGATCGCCTCGCGCCTGTGGGCGTATCTGCGCGGGTCGCGCCTCGACTTCGCGATTGCCGCGGCGGTGACCGCCGGGAACTCCGCCGTGATGATCACGCGCCCGTGGCTGCTGCACGTCCTCATCGACGATGTCTTCGGCAAGCAGGACCGTGGCCTGTTGATTCCCACGCTGCTCGGGATCGCCGGCTGCGGCGTCGGGCTCGGAATTGCCGCCGTGTTCGGGCATTGGGCCCACACGCGGGCGGCCGAGGGCGCGATGTCCCGGATGCGCCAGGACGTCCTGCGACAGGCGCAACGCATTCCCATCGGCCATCTGCGCGGAAGGCGAACGGGCGAAATCGTGTCGCATCTGACAGCCGACGCGGCCGTGATCTCAACCGTCTACCTGCACGCCGGGTCGGTGCTGTTCGCGCAGGCGCTGCGGATGCCCGGGTACCTGGTCATCATGTTCGCCATCGACTGGCGGCTCGGGCTTATCGCCGTGGCGACGCTGCCGATTCACGCGCTGATGGCGACGCGCGTCAGGGGGCGGACGCAGGCGGCCGGCGCGCGAGTGCAGAGCGCGATGGGGCGCCTTTCGGCGGTGATGACAGAGCTGGTCGGCGGCGCCCGCGACGTGAAAGCCTTCAACCGGCAGGGGTGGGCAGGCGAACGGCTCGATACCGAGACCCGGGGCTTGTGGCGAGCGCGCGTTCGGGTCGCGCTGCTCGAGAGCCTGGGGCAGATGTCGCACCTGGCCTACTGGACAGCGTTAATCGCGATCTGGGCGTTTCTGGCCGACGCGGTCGTCGCCGGGACGGTGGCGGTCGGGTTCCTGGTGGCCTCCGGCCAGTATCTGCTGCAAGTCGGCGGGCCGGTGCGGAACACGTTGAACGACTTCGTCCAGATCCAGGTCGTGCTCGGCACCGCCCGTCGGGTGTTCGGGTTCCTGGACACGCCGCGAGAGCTCGACGACGAGGCCGGACGTTCGTTGGCGGTATCGCGCGGCGAACTCCAGGTCGAGAGTGTCGAGTTTTCCTACGGCGAAGAAGACGTGCTGCGCCAGGTGTCGTTTGCCGCCTCACCCGGTGAGCGGGTGGCCTTGGTCGGACCGAGTGGGGCGGGCAAGTCGACACTGATCAGCCTGATGCTCAAGTTCTACGAACCGCGCGCCGGTCAAATTGCCATCGACGGGCAGGACATTCGCGACGCCAGTGCGGCAGCGGTGCGTCAGAGCATTGGCGTGGTGTTTCAGGACGCCACGCTATTCGACGGATCGGTCTCGGAAAACATCTCGCTTGGGCGCGAAATGGTCACCGAGGCCGACGTCCGCCGGGCCGCGGTGCTGGCCAACGCCGACGACTTCATCACCGCCCTGGAGCACGGCTACGACACCAACATCGGCGAGCGTGGCGTGAGGCTGTCGGGTGGACAGGTACAGCGCATCGCCATTGCCCGCGCCATCGTCGGCGATCCGCGCATCCTGGTGCTGGATGAGGCCACGTCGTCGCTGGACGCCGAGTCCGAGTGGCTGGTGCAGCAAGGACTCGAGCGGGCGTCCGCGGGGCGCACCACGCTCGTGATCGCGCACCGACTCGCGACGGTGCGTCAAGCCGACCGCATCGTCTTCCTCGACGGCGGGCGCGTGCGGGACGCCGGGCGGCACAATGAGCTCTACGAGCGCAGCGACCACTACCGTCGGCTCTGCGACCTCCAACTGCTTCGCGGCGAAGCGTCGAGTCCGGCCTAGGAGCGGCGGGGAGCGACTTGGTGCCCCTGCGCCGTGACGGTTCGGCTATTGTGCGCCCGGCAGCGTGGGCAAACCCTTGGACCCGCATATGAGAATCCTGGTCGTGAACGACGACGGCATCCAGGATCGGGGACTGTGGGCGCTGGCGGAGGCGCTGGAGCCCCTGGGCGAGGTGCGCGTCTACTCGCCGGATCGCAACTACAGCGGCGCCGGAATGTCCGTCGCGCTCACGCCCGAGTTCCATTTGCAGCGCGCGGGGCCGCCGGAGGGCATCCGCACGAGTGTTCCCGGATACACGGCGGACGCTTCGCCGGCCAACCTGGCGGCTTTGGGATGCGCCATCGGCTTCGATCGCGAGCCGGACGTGATCGTGTCCGGCATCAATCCCGGCTGGAACACGGGCGTGCAGGGCTATGTGAGCTCGGGAACCATGGGCGCGGCGCGCGTGGCGCTCGATCGCGGGTTCACCGGCATCGCCGTATCCCACACGCCGCAATCGCCGGAGGACAAGCGGGCCATCGCCGCCGCCGTGGCGCGCTTCGTCGCCGCGGCCAATGCGCATGGCGTCCTGAAACAGCCGCTGCTGGTCAACATCAACACGCCCGAAAGGTTCGCGGCCACTGAGCCGGTTTGGCTCACGCGGCCGGCGCGGTTCACGCTGTTCGAGGGTCTGCGGCCCACGGAAGAGCCGATCGTCGAGGGCAATCGGATCACCGTCCGCGTGGAATACGGCAGGATCTTCGACGGCCCCGGCACCGATGACGACGAGACGGCGGCGCTGAAGGCCGGCGCGGTGTCGATCTGCGTCACCGATCCGTTCACGGCGGAAGTGATGTTTGACGGCCCGTGGCCAGCGATCGCCCGTACGTTTTCGCCCGCCGCCAGGCCCGTGCCCGACGCCCCGGCCCCGTGACGAGACCGGTACATATCCCCTCCGTCATTCCGGCGAAGGCCGGAATCCAGTCCGGTCGAACCTCGAAGCGCACCGGATGCTTGGCGTCGGGCGGGTCTGAGACCCGCCCCTTCAGGCTGATGCAAACGCCTCATTGCGACCAAATGACGAAGTGGAGCACTCATGACCCCCAGGCTTGACGAGCTGCGCCTCCGGCTGCGTGAGGTCGGCGACCTGCGCGCGGCGGCGGCGGTGCTGCACTGGGACCAGACCACCTACATGCCGCCGAAGGGCGCGGCATCCCGCGGGCGGCAGATCGCCACGCTCGAACGGCTGGCGCACGCCGCGTTCACGGACGCCGCCATCGGCTCGTTGCTCGACGACTTGCAACCATATGCGGACGGCTTGCCGCCGGAGCATCCCGACGCCGCCTTGATCCGCGTCACGCGGCGCGACTACGAGCGCGACGTACGCGTGCCGGCCGACTTCGCCGCCGCGCTCGAAGAGCATGCGGCGGCCTCCTATGCCGCCTGGATCAAGGCGCGGCCCGCCGACGACTTTTCCGCCGTCCGGCCCGTGCTCGAGCGCACGCTGGATCTCAGCCGGGAGCTGTCGAACTTCACGCCAAACGTGGAGCACGTCGCCGACCCGCTGATCGACCGCCAGGACCCGGGCATGACCGCCTCCGAGATTTCGGCCTTGTTCGCGGCGCTGCGCGCGCGGCTGGTTCCCCTGCTGCGGCAGATCGCCGCCGCGGGTGGGAACGACGACTCCCCGGTCCGCCAGCACTTTCCCATCGGCAACCAGCGCGAATTCGCCCGCCGCGTGGTCGCGCTGATGGGCTTCGACTTCGACCGCGGCCGCATCGACGACACGGCGCATCCGTTCATGACCACCTTCGCGTCGGACGACGTGCGCATCACCGTGCGGGCCGACGAGCATTTCCTCGGCGAGCATCTCTTCAGCGCCATGCACGAGGCCGGCCACGCGCTCTACGAGCTGGGCGTGGATCCAGCGTTCGAGGGCACGCCGCTCGGCGACGGCGCCTCCAACGGCATGCACGAGAGCCAGTCGCGGCTCTGGGAGAACTTCGTGGGGCGCGGCCTGGACTTCTGGGAAGGGCAGTACGCGCACTTGCAGGCGACGTTTCCGGACCAATTGGGATCGGTGCCGCTGGATGAGTTCTATCCCGCGATCAACTACGTGCAGCCGTCGCTGATTCGCACGGACGCCGACGAAGTCACCTACAACCTGCACGTGATGCTGCGATTCGACCTGGAGTTGGAGCTGCTCGACGGGCGGCTGGACGTGCGCGACCTGCCGGAGGCCTGGCGCGCGCGCTACTCCAGCGACCTAGGCGTCGAGCCGCCGGACGACCGCGACGGCGTGCTGCAGGACGTGCACTGGTTCCACGGCACGATCGGCGGGGCGTTTCAGGGCTACACGCTGGGCAACCTCATCAGCGCCCAGGTCTTCGCCGCTGCTCGACGAGCGCTGCCGGACCTGCCCGAACGCATCCGCCACGGCGACCTGACGACGCTGCACGACTGGCTGCGGCACTCGATCTACGGCCATGGTCGCGTGTTTACGGCTTCCGAACTCGTGCAACAGGTCACCGACGCTCCAATCGGCGTCGACGCCATCATGGACCACCTGTCCCGCAAATACGGCGAGATTTACGGTCTGGCCTAGCCGACCGCCGGTAGTTCGCCCGCACTGACCGCCCGCAGACGCTAGGAATGCTCTGAAAAAGCCCATCGAATCGGTCCCGATCCGTTCGCCCTGAGCTTGTCGAAGGGCCGTTCATGGTTTGACAAGCTCACCACGAACGGCTTGGGGCGCGCTTCAGGGGTTTATTCAGAGATTCCCTAGGTGTAGGGGCGCCCCTTGTGGGCGCCCGCCTGCGCCGCCAACTTTGGGAAAACGCGATCGGCACGCTTCGAGCCTTGACGACCGGCCCGCCCGCGCTCACCATCGGGTCCAAGGAGGCCCGCCATGGTCACCACCACGCTACCGGAAGCCGACGCCCGCACTGAATCCGAAGCCAAGACGCAACTCAAGCTCATCGACGCCGACGTCCACAACTACGTCAACTCCATCGACGAGCTGCTGCCGTTCCTGGCGACGCGCTGGCATGCCTACATCGAGCAATCGGGATTCGAGGCGCCGGGAGGCAATATCTACCCGCGCCTCTATGAGAATGCGGCGCGCCGCGACTCTTTCCCGCCCAGCGGCTGCTTGCCCGGCGGCGACCCGGATTTCGCCCGCGACCAGCTCCTGGACGGCTGGGGCATCGACGCCGCCATTCTGAATCCGCTGTATGTCGCGTCGTCGTTGCGCAACCTCGATTTCGCCAACGACCTCTCGCGCGCGGTGAACGAACTGACGGCCGCGCGCTGGCTGGACCACGACCCCCGCTGGCGTGGATCGATTGTCGTCAACGTCGAGGACCCCGACGCGGCCGCCGCCGAGATCCGCCGCGCCGGTCGGGACCCGCGATTCGTGCAGGTGCTCCTGATCGTCCGCGCCGTCGAGCCCTATGGCCGGCGGCGGTATCGCCCCATCCTCGCCGCGGCCAGCGACATGGGCCTGCCGCTGGGGATTCACTTCGGGGGCAACCCCGGGCCCATCACCGCCACGGGCTGGCCGTCGTTCTACATCGAGGACCACACGGGCATGCCGCAGGCCTTCGAGGCCCAGGTGCTCAGCCTTGTGGCCGAGGGCGTGTTCGAGAGCTTCCCCGATCTGCGGGTGGCGCTGGTCGAGGGCGGTTTTGCCTGGCTGCCGGCGCTGATGTGGCGCTTCGACAAGAACTACAAGGGGCTGCGGGACGAGGTCCCCTGGCTCAAGAAGCTGCCCAGCGAGTACATCCGGGAGCACTTCCGGGCAACCACGCAGCCGATGGAGGAGCCGGACGACCCGCGCCACCTGCTGCAGATCATGGACATGATCGGGCGCGACGATTTCCTGATGTTCGCCACCGACTACCCGCACTGGGACTTCGACGCGCCCGACCGGGCGGTGCCGTCCATCGTTCCGGACGACATGCGCGAGGGCATCATGTCCGGCAACGCGGCGGCGTTTTATGACTTCGACCGCGCATGACGTCGGGGCGCTCGCCGATTTCGGTGTGCGCTGCGCGCGCCGCGTGCAAATCGGACGCCACGCCGTCGTCGTGGTCCGCTGGGGTGACGAGGTCTACGCCCTGCGCGACACCTGCGCCCACCAGGGCGCGCGGCTGTCCAACGGCACGCTGGGACATCACGTCACCGCCGCCGCGGCCGGAGCTCCCTTCATTCTCGACCCGGATTCACGCGTGCTTCGCTGTCCCTGGCACGGCTGGCAATACGACCTCTGCACGGGCCGCTCACTGCACTTTCCCGACCGTGCCCGCGTGAGGACCTATCCCGCTCGCGTCGCCGATGGCCGCGTCTACGTGGACCTCGGCTAGCACGGACGCTGCGGTGGAGGCGGCCGTCGCTGCGATTCGATCGTCGCGAGCCATGGTGGCGCTGGCGATCACCGGCGGGGGTTCGGGCGTCATCCCACGCCTGCTGACGCGTCCCGGCGCCTCGCGCACCGTGCTGGAGGCGCAGGTGCCATACGGTCGTCGCGCGCTGACGGAGTTGCTTGGGGCGGAGCCGGCGTCGCGCTGCTCGGCAGAGACCTCGCGCGAGCTGGCGCAGGCCGTGTATCAGCGGGCGCTGCGGCTGCGTGAGACGTCCCATGTACCGGTGCTCGGGCTGGGCGCTACCGCCGCCCTGGTCACCGACCGTGCGCGCAATGGCTCACACCGTGTCCACGTCGCCGTCGTCGATGGCTTTCAGTGCTGGGAAGCGACGGTTCGGCTGCGCAAAAACGCCCGCACGCGCGCGAAAGAGGAGGCGGTTGCCGAGCATGTCATTCTCGGCGCCCTGGCAGAGGCCATGGCCGGCAGCGACGTAGATGCCGCCCCTGACTCGGATGAACGCCTGTGCATCGACACGGTGCCACTGGCCCATCCGTGCGACATCATCGCGGGCGGTGAGCAGCCCTGGGCCACGGTCGACACGACTGGCGGCACACGCGCGGGCGGACCGTTGCCAGGGATTGTCCTGCCCGGGTCGTTCAACCCGCTGCACGAAGGCCACGCCGCGCTGCTCGAAGCCGCGCGCCGCCGTTCGACCGGCGTCGCGGCCTACGAAATCTCCATCACGAATGTGGACAAGCCGCCACTCTCAGCCGCCGAGCTCAATGCGCGGCTGGTGCAGTTTCGCGGTCGAGCGCCGGTGGTGCTCACGCGCGCTCCAACCTTCGTCGAAAAGGCCCGGCTGCTGCCCGGCACGGCGTTCGCGGTGGGGGCGGATACCGCCGCCCGCATCCTCGAGCCCCACTACTACGGCGGCGCGGAGGGGCTGGCGCAGGCCTTGGCGGAGCTGCGCGAGCTCGGCACCCGCTTTCACGTGGCCGAGCGGCGCGTGGGCGACAGGCTCCTCCGGCTCGACGACCTGCAGGCGCCGCCGTCGGCTGCCGACATGTTCGAGGCCATTCCCGGCTCGGAGGTTGGAGTTGACATCTCGTCCACCGAATTGCGCGGGCGGAGTGGGGCCTAGACGCGCTTACGGCCGTCGATCGCTTCGAGTCGCCACGGAATCGTCATGCCGCACGCCGTGCTGAATCTCAAGGCGTAGTGCGTGTTCCCCGCCGCTTAGATTTCTCGCTTCGCTCGAAATGACATCGGCGGGATGAATTGACATTGGTAGGTCGAGGCCGAGGCACCGGGTACCATCGGCCATCCGCATCTGTGCCGTTGCGACCTGGGGGACCGTGGCCGCCGACAACGCCCGCCCCCCGCCGCAGCCCGAGTACGCCACGTTGCGTCGTCCCGCCCGCACCCGCGATTCCGGCCCGCGCGTCGTCGTGCGACCCGGCACGGCCTCCGATTGGGCGGCGTGCTGGGCCATGGACGTGTCTTTCGAGACCGACCATGTGTGGCAGCTGCAGACAAGCGCCCAGGCCGACGTGTCAATGGTCGGCTTCGTGCAAGTGCGTCTTCCCCGCACCATCACCCTGCGCGATCCGCTGTGGGGTGGGTCGGCCGATCCGCCGCAACCGGAGCGGGGATCCCTGATCGTGGCCGAGGCCGGTGGCGGCGTCGATGGCTTCGCCCTCGTCGTGCCCGACGGGCCGCGCGCCGTGGACACGCTATGGATGTTGGCGGTTCGCCAGCGCGCCCGCAGGGGCGGCCTGGGTGCACGTCTGGCGCGGGCGGCGGTCGAGGCGGCTCGCGCCAGCGGTCGCCGCGCCCTCTGCGCCACCGTCCAGGCCCGGAATTTCCCCGCCATTCGCACGCTCCAGGCGTCGGGATTCGTGCTCACGGGCTATGACGAGCAGTACTACCCCTCGAACGACGTGGGCCTGCGCTTCGCCCATCGCCTGGCCCCCAACGGCGCCGGTCGCCGCCCGGGGAATCGGTCGCCCGGGAGCCCATAGCCCACGCATCACTGCGAGCGGCGGGTATTCTGCCCCTGCCGCCTCCCGTCGGGGTGCTGCGGGCCAGGGTGAGCCACGAATGTCCAGCGGGATAGGACTTGGCCTCCTCGGCGTTGGCAACGTCGGCTCGGCGGTCGCGCGCCACGTTCACGCGCGCGCCGCCATGCTCGAGCGGCAGCTCGGCCGCCCGATCACCGTGCAGCGCGCGCTCGTGCGCGATCCAAACAAGCCGCGCGACGCCTCGATTCCCGCCGATCGCCTGACCACCGACGCGGCGTCCGTGATCGACGATCCCAAGGTCGACGTCATCGTTGAAGTCCTGGGCGGCGTCGAGCCCGCGCAGCAATACCTGCGCCGCGCGCTCGAAGCCGGCAAGCACGTCGTCACGGCCAACAAGGAGGTCATGGCCGCCCACGGGGTCGATCTCTTGCAGCTTGCCGCCGACCGCGGACTCGATCTCTACTTCGAGGCCAGCGTCGGCGGCGGCATCCCGCTCATCGGCCCGTTCCGGCAGGACCTGGCGGCCAACGAGATCGAGGAAGTCCACGCCATTCTCAATGGCACCACCAACTACATCCTTTCCCAGATGTCCGAGCACGGTCAGGGCTACACCGACGCGCTGGCCGAGGCGCAGCAGTTGGGCTATGCCGAGCCGGACCCGACCAACGACGTCGAGGGTCACGACACGGCATTCAAGCTGGCCATTCTGGCGACGCTCGCATTCAGAAGTCGCGTCGCGCCGGAAGATGTCTTTCGGGAAGGCATAACGCA
The sequence above is a segment of the Chloroflexota bacterium genome. Coding sequences within it:
- a CDS encoding carboxypeptidase M32 codes for the protein MTPRLDELRLRLREVGDLRAAAAVLHWDQTTYMPPKGAASRGRQIATLERLAHAAFTDAAIGSLLDDLQPYADGLPPEHPDAALIRVTRRDYERDVRVPADFAAALEEHAAASYAAWIKARPADDFSAVRPVLERTLDLSRELSNFTPNVEHVADPLIDRQDPGMTASEISALFAALRARLVPLLRQIAAAGGNDDSPVRQHFPIGNQREFARRVVALMGFDFDRGRIDDTAHPFMTTFASDDVRITVRADEHFLGEHLFSAMHEAGHALYELGVDPAFEGTPLGDGASNGMHESQSRLWENFVGRGLDFWEGQYAHLQATFPDQLGSVPLDEFYPAINYVQPSLIRTDADEVTYNLHVMLRFDLELELLDGRLDVRDLPEAWRARYSSDLGVEPPDDRDGVLQDVHWFHGTIGGAFQGYTLGNLISAQVFAAARRALPDLPERIRHGDLTTLHDWLRHSIYGHGRVFTASELVQQVTDAPIGVDAIMDHLSRKYGEIYGLA
- a CDS encoding GNAT family N-acetyltransferase; this translates as MAADNARPPPQPEYATLRRPARTRDSGPRVVVRPGTASDWAACWAMDVSFETDHVWQLQTSAQADVSMVGFVQVRLPRTITLRDPLWGGSADPPQPERGSLIVAEAGGGVDGFALVVPDGPRAVDTLWMLAVRQRARRGGLGARLARAAVEAARASGRRALCATVQARNFPAIRTLQASGFVLTGYDEQYYPSNDVGLRFAHRLAPNGAGRRPGNRSPGSP
- a CDS encoding amidohydrolase family protein, with translation MVTTTLPEADARTESEAKTQLKLIDADVHNYVNSIDELLPFLATRWHAYIEQSGFEAPGGNIYPRLYENAARRDSFPPSGCLPGGDPDFARDQLLDGWGIDAAILNPLYVASSLRNLDFANDLSRAVNELTAARWLDHDPRWRGSIVVNVEDPDAAAAEIRRAGRDPRFVQVLLIVRAVEPYGRRRYRPILAAASDMGLPLGIHFGGNPGPITATGWPSFYIEDHTGMPQAFEAQVLSLVAEGVFESFPDLRVALVEGGFAWLPALMWRFDKNYKGLRDEVPWLKKLPSEYIREHFRATTQPMEEPDDPRHLLQIMDMIGRDDFLMFATDYPHWDFDAPDRAVPSIVPDDMREGIMSGNAAAFYDFDRA
- a CDS encoding ABC transporter ATP-binding protein, whose protein sequence is MDAPRALSDWAIASRLWAYLRGSRLDFAIAAAVTAGNSAVMITRPWLLHVLIDDVFGKQDRGLLIPTLLGIAGCGVGLGIAAVFGHWAHTRAAEGAMSRMRQDVLRQAQRIPIGHLRGRRTGEIVSHLTADAAVISTVYLHAGSVLFAQALRMPGYLVIMFAIDWRLGLIAVATLPIHALMATRVRGRTQAAGARVQSAMGRLSAVMTELVGGARDVKAFNRQGWAGERLDTETRGLWRARVRVALLESLGQMSHLAYWTALIAIWAFLADAVVAGTVAVGFLVASGQYLLQVGGPVRNTLNDFVQIQVVLGTARRVFGFLDTPRELDDEAGRSLAVSRGELQVESVEFSYGEEDVLRQVSFAASPGERVALVGPSGAGKSTLISLMLKFYEPRAGQIAIDGQDIRDASAAAVRQSIGVVFQDATLFDGSVSENISLGREMVTEADVRRAAVLANADDFITALEHGYDTNIGERGVRLSGGQVQRIAIARAIVGDPRILVLDEATSSLDAESEWLVQQGLERASAGRTTLVIAHRLATVRQADRIVFLDGGRVRDAGRHNELYERSDHYRRLCDLQLLRGEASSPA
- a CDS encoding Rieske 2Fe-2S domain-containing protein, giving the protein MTSTAHDVGALADFGVRCARRVQIGRHAVVVVRWGDEVYALRDTCAHQGARLSNGTLGHHVTAAAAGAPFILDPDSRVLRCPWHGWQYDLCTGRSLHFPDRARVRTYPARVADGRVYVDLG
- a CDS encoding ATP-binding cassette domain-containing protein, which codes for GGQAQRIAVARAIAGDPRVLVLDEATSALDAEAEHLVLRGLERAREGRTTLVIAHRLSTVHQADQVVVLDAGRVLDVGRHDKLYERCGLYRELCDRQMQPITEARANDA
- a CDS encoding homoserine dehydrogenase, producing the protein MSSGIGLGLLGVGNVGSAVARHVHARAAMLERQLGRPITVQRALVRDPNKPRDASIPADRLTTDAASVIDDPKVDVIVEVLGGVEPAQQYLRRALEAGKHVVTANKEVMAAHGVDLLQLAADRGLDLYFEASVGGGIPLIGPFRQDLAANEIEEVHAILNGTTNYILSQMSEHGQGYTDALAEAQQLGYAEPDPTNDVEGHDTAFKLAILATLAFRSRVAPEDVFREGITQITQADFTYAAELGYSIKLLAIAKRRGDTIEARVHPALVQRDFLLGQVEGVYNAVRISGDLVGRAMFMGRGAGPEPTSSAIVSDLIDLGHNIRRAAHNRIPVLLDRPVRVLPIEEVLSRYYLRLWVKDRPGVLARIAAICGEHAISIASVLQKEVDPDARRAELVLLTHDAREADWRPAIKRITELDVVPEVASVIRIEDLLE